One genomic region from Ochotona princeps isolate mOchPri1 chromosome 5, mOchPri1.hap1, whole genome shotgun sequence encodes:
- the NDUFB3 gene encoding NADH dehydrogenase [ubiquinone] 1 beta subcomplex subunit 3 has protein sequence MAPGHGHGHEHGHSHGKVELPDYRQWKIEGTPLEIVQERLAAQGLRDPWGRNEAWRYMGGFAHNVSFVGAILKGFKWGFAAFVVALGAEYYLESQNKDKKHH, from the exons ATGGCCCCTGGACATGGACATGGACATGAACATGGTCACAGTCACGGTAAAGTGGAACTTCCAGATTATAGGCAATGGAAGATAGAAGGGACACCATTAGAGATCGTCCAGGAGAGGCTGGCTGCGCAAGGGCTAAGGGATCCATGGGGCCG CAATGAAGCTTGGAGATACATGGGTGGCTTTGCGCACAATGTTTCCTTTGTTGGTGCAATACTGAAAGGATTCAAGTGGGGATTTGCTGCATTCGTAGTGGCTTTGGGGGCTGAATATTACCTGGAGTCCCAGAATAAAGACAAGAAGCATCACTGA